From the genome of Dermacentor andersoni chromosome 3, qqDerAnde1_hic_scaffold, whole genome shotgun sequence:
TCAAGGGCCGACCGCCTGCCTGCATCCCATGCGGCGAGCAGGCGGCCAGCGGGGGTCTTTCCTCCTCCCAGAGAGACCTCTCCACATTTTTTTCTCGTCTCCGTTCCTTTCATTCCACAACGTTCCCGCCCTCTCAATTCCGTGCCGTACAGGCCGTGCCATCTTTCGCCGGCTAGGTTAAACACGCGCATTCGTCGTCTTTCATCAAAAAAATGCAATTTGTCTCGCTTTTTCGCGAGCGCTCTTAATTGTCGGGGTTTCACTCGCGCCAATACAAAACTTATACGGGCCCACGGCACGGAGAAGCGAGTCCGTAGGGCGAACAcacttttgcttttgctttcacGCGATAAAGCAGCGCTCGCGGTTCTTTCGGGTCTGGCAACAACaaagacgctttttttttctctcttccgtcgccaccgccgccgcccgCAAAAATAACTGGCAACCCTGACGCCGATCAAATGGATCGTTGACATCGCATAttgcgtttttttctttgttccgtCGATGGACGTGTGTAAATAGTTTTGTCTTTGCACGAGTCCAGCGCGAAACTTCATTCAAAGCGAAGGAAGTGATGGAGAGCCCGAGGAGCGTCCAAGTGCTGCGCATGATGAAGTAGGAGCCCTAAAAAAAGAAGCCAGCGGCAGTGAGCCATCTTGTTTTTTAACGGAccaccttcgttttttttttctttttcgaaaaaatacaaaaaagtaaTTATTGGCCTTTAACGCGTGTGCGAGCCGCCTAAGCTCGCGCTAGGCGAGTTTTGCGGCCATCCCGATCAGGTGGCAAAGAGTGGTGGAAAAAAATTgggtatgtttttttctttttgtatgtgtTTGCTTTCGGCCACCAGAAGGCCATTTTTTCCAGGCTCCATTCGGCTTTCCTTTCTTGACAGCTGACAGCATTAGGGCAAATTTTTAGGGGTAACGGGTCTGCCCGAAGTTATTTCTGGGCATCCCCGGGCCATCTCGGACGCCGGTGGTGCAGGGAGAGCGGCGGATCGTCGGGCGGCCCAGCGAAATGAGCAGGTTCTTTTTATTGTTTCCGCTTGAAATTTGTTTGTTTGATCGCGTCGCATTCGGGGCGCCCTTTTTTCAAACGGCGCTCCATGGACGATTTCTGGTGAGGCTCTGGCCGCGCCGGGGTTGATGGAAGGCCCAGTAGCGCCCGGGCGGCCCTCTTCGTGGACTTTGCCAGCCGCCGAGTCGCTCAGCGGCCGCTCGCCCTTTGTCTCGGCCGGGCCGGGGCCGTCGCTCGAGTAGCCGTTCGCGGCAAGATGTAAACAATGGACCCAACCTTCGGTTTCTCATCGGGGCTGCCCACCCAGATCCCGCTCTTCACGTCAGCCCACCGGCTGTTCAACTTCTACAATTTGGAGAAGGAGTCTATGCTGTACGGCGAGACCGGCCCCAGGGAGAACAGCGCCAATGCATCGTCCGCCCCGGGACCCCCTCCGAACGCGCTCTGCGTGGCCAACGCCGGCGGCGCCGGCGCCCACCACAGCGGCACACATGCGGTCTCGgccgcggccgccgcagccgccgccgccgcggctgcGGCGAACAGCGTGCACAGCGTGAGCACGCAGAGCAGCCCGGTGccgcaccagcagcagcagcagcagcaaccgggCCCGCCGCcacctcagcagcagcagcagcagcagcagacggggggtccgccaccgccgccgggCCCCCAGCCCCACTCCGCAGCCGCTCAGCCACAGCCCAAGGCGCCCGCCAAGCGGGGCGAGTTTCCGTGCGAAATATGTGGAAGAGTCTTCACGCAGAAAGGGAATCTGAAGAGTCATATGTACTGTCATTCTGGTGAGAAACCGTACAACTGCGACGTGTGCGGCAAGGGATTCACTCAGAGGTCGAGCTTGGACTACCACCACACGCTGCACCTGGGCGAAAAGCCATTTGGGTGCGAGGTGTGCGGCAAGCGGTTCACGCAGAAGGGCAACCTCAAGACACACATGAACTCGCACACGGGGGCCCGGCCGTTCCGCTGCGAGATCTGCGGGCGCGGATTCACCCAGAAGGGCAATATGAAGACTCATTTGGCGACCCACTACGGGGAAAAGCCGTATGCGTGCGAGGTGTGCGGCAAGCGGTTCACCCTCAAGGGCAACCTCAAGACCCACGTGATGGCCCACGAGGGCGTCAAGCCCTTTGCCTGCGAGGTGTGCCACAAGAGCTTCTCGCAGAAGCTCAGCCTCGAGTACCACATGAACAGCCACATGGGCCGCAAGCCGTACGCCTGCGAGGTCTGCGGCAAGGGGTTCACCCAGAAGGGCAATATGAAGACTCACATGCGTTCCCACTCGGGCGAGAAGCTTCACACCTGCCAAATCTGTGGCAAGGGGTTTACCCAGAAGGGCAATATGAAGACCCACATGAAGATTCATCTGCGTCCGCCGTCCCTCGACAAGCCCTACTTCTGCGGCATGTGCGGCAAGTCGTTCGTAATGAAGTCAAGCCTCGAATGTCACATGGCCACCCACGTGCCCAAGAACGGCGCCACGGGACCAGCGGGGAACCATCCCAGCCACCTGACGCTGGGGCCGAGCCACCTGGCTCTGGGCACGTCCCAGGCGGCACAAGCCGCCCAGGCGCAGGCCCAGCAGCAGCAGGCGCAGGCACAGGCCCAAGCGCAGGCTcaggcgcagcagcagcagcagcagcagcagcagcagcagcccggtcagcagcagcagcagcctggccaGGCCTCGTCGCCCGGTTCCCCGCCGCCCACCATGGTGCCACCGCGCAGCCTGACCAACATCCAGGCCAGCATCCAGAGCATGGGGGGCCTGAAGGGCATGTTGCCTAGCGGGGCGGCGGCTCCACCCCCGCCACAGGGGGCCGGACCCAGCAGCGGCTCCTCGGCCATGTGCGCCCTTGGTGGCGCACCCCCGGCCGGGGGAGACAAGCCCACCGTCGTCGTGCCTGGAGGAGCCGTCCTCTCTGCCCTCTGAGGGTGAGTGGTGCAGTGTCTAGTGGTTGCAGCCAGCTGTTGATTGGTATTTCCTACGATTTCTTGTTGGCGAGCAAAAAAGAAGTCTTGCCAACACATTTGTAAAGTTGCTTCTTTTTCTGTCATTGATTATTAGACAAACATTGTCCCCATTACTTACTCGCAACAGTGGCTATTGCAATGTGCTGCTGAGctctagttggtttgaatcctgGCGCCGCGGTCACATTTTAATGGGAGCCGAATGCAAAAACCCTCGAGTACTTAGGCTTGGGTGCATGTTAAGTCAGGTAATCTAAATTaatcgaatgaatgaatgaaataatttgttgttttatggcgAGCACTTGCTCCTACTGTTGCATATCATAGCTCGTCTGatgctttgggacattaaacccGACAATTTTATTTGATTTTCACCATTACTTCTCCCTTTGTCTCTCAACAGCTGGTTGTGACCATTGCTTGCACAGATTTGTGTCCTGTTGGCTCCCTCTGGGAATGAATGGTGCATATGGGCTGTCTTGGTAATTTACAAGCAGTGCCTAGTGCTGTATGCCTACCTTTCCTGACATGCAATTGGCCACAAAATATTGCGAGTCTTACGAGTTTGCAAAGCACCAGTGCAGGTGCCGCAGCCATGCATTGTAGTAAACCTGCACAAGTGTTGCGATTCCAGATTCATGGCTTCGTGTCACAGGCTACAATGCTTGGGCGTGCTGATGGACATGCTTGCTGGAGCCAATGGCACATTGTACTGGACTTGAGGGGGGGAAACCGCCATCAGTTTCCATGTGACGCACTATCTCAAGGTTGGCTGGCTGCAAGGGCGATATACTACTGAAAGCAAAATTCCCTGCACTAAGACGCAGGCTTGGCAGGCCCAAATAAAGGCGCAGATGACAAGAAGCCATGTCACTGGGCAGTAATGCACCCACGTAGATTTGCTTTTATGCGCGGCCGTGGCAGCGGCACTGGTGCTCTGCGGAGCATAGCTACGTGGTCACATGACCCACAGTATTTAGTGGGCAAGTGTACATAGTTGTAAGCAAGGGCAACTTCCACCTAATTGACACACCTGCATGTCTGTAAGTACGTGTCAAAGGTTATTTATGGCTGCCTATAGTTCCGTGCTTGAATTCCTAAATTTTAAGTTGGTATTCCTGTACGTAGCTTGTATGTGACATCACATGCTGGTTTGTTTGTGCGTTCGCCATGTTTATGAACCACTGTGGCAGCCATGACCACAGTGGCAGTGGAGGTGTGGCGCAAACTTCTCAGCCTTTCACTTGAAATGTCACAAACTTCGGGTGTGCAGTGCTTTCACGAGCAATACTCACAACTGATCAAATCAACGCATTCAAGCTATGAGAAAAATATTGCTGTACACAATATCGGGAGCGCACACAATTGACTCGATGTCGGTGTTTTCCCGAAGATAACTCACAGTGACATAGTTAGCTATCTTATGTTCTCAGCCAACTTTGCTACCCTCGAAGAAACAGATGAATGTCTACAAGTTGCTGGAACCTTATACTAATTTAAGAGCACGTAGGTGACAAGCCTCTCACCAAAATGGCTCCAGGAAGATAGAGCACTTCTGTTAGTGCAGAAAAGCACTAACAAAAACCGGGCCTGTCATTTTCCCTTCTTGTTCATTCTATTAGGAGTGGTATGCTGAAGCTTCTCTTGAATTAAACTTTATGAGCACATCATGTGCAATGTCTTGTGAGCTACTGTTTTATCATTGGTCAATGGAGCACAATCCACGTGAGTACATGGCTCTCCACATTCTGTACAGGCACCTCTACTGCGGCCATTCATTTGGCGTTTGTGATGCACGGAACTTTTGTGCGGGATGCTGTAGCTTGTTCGAAAGATTGGAGTCCAGTTTGGATGAGTATTCTTGAAAAGATTAGACGGTCTCCCTGCAAATATGCTGCAAGTGTACCCCATGCTGTATTAAAATGAAGTCCACCTCAAGTGCTTCAAAGATTGACGTGTCTCCTGACTTGTGGGGACATTTTATGGGCGTTGTGATACAGTTCATTACCGTGTTATGAATTTTGCGCTGCTAACTTGCACGGTGGAGCTCACTACGTCAAAATTCGGATGGTTTGTCCTATTCGGCTCACTGAGCTGCAAGCTGCGCTGTCTTGTGCATAGGGAAATCATGCGCTTTCATTGCTTTTTCACTACCTTCGGCAGGCTAAAAGAAAGAAGTTTGTGTTCATTAGCTCCTTCCTTGCTTTACTGTCACTGTGGTTGGAGAGCCTTACAACTGCATAGGTAACCACAGTGAATTGAAAAAGTGTACGAACGTCAACTGGCATTTTCAGTATGCCTTCAGAAGTGGTCAGTCGGCGTTCAATTCACAGCAATATCAGGTTGCTATCCCATGATTCCTAGCTGTGACGTCGGTGCAAGCTATGCATAGgttgtgcgcaaaaaaaaaacaaaaaacaaaaaaaaagatgggaGATCATCCCACAGCGGGTGTAGATGGATGAAGGCCAGGGTGTTTTCTGGAAGTGTGAGGTGACAGAAGTATGAGGGCAAAATGGAAACTATATGGAGCATGCGAACTGATAAGGGCAAAGGGACATGCAATTGTTTGtttttttccacttttctttATTACGTAAGTGATGACTGTAATCATGCTACGGAGCCTCGGTTCCTCAAATGTGCAAATGTGTAGTCTTTTAAAATGACCAGTTTGAACTGGTTATGTTTAAACAGTTCTGACTGCATGCCAAATGGATCGTGGCATTTGGGCATAGAGTGTTTTGAGCAGGCTTCATTACATTGCAGAAATTGAAAGCGATGGTTGCATGTTGTTATTAGACTTGTACACGTTAAGGTACGAGGCCAAgtcccagtaaaaaaaaaaaaaatttaggagaAGGTAATGAATGCAGATTACTAGTCTCTATTATAGAGCAGCCTGTTTCTTTAGGCACACAACAGCCTCATAATGTGTTAACAATATTCTTTTATATTTACTTAATTTGCCTCATCACAACCAAGCTAATCAGATCCAGTGAATCCGCGGAGCACAGGGATTAAATAACCTAAAAAGTATGCTTTTTCCAATTTACATGCCTTGCTGTAAAATGGAGCCATATCAATACTTATTTGCACAATATTATGTATTATGGTTCATTGCACACCCTACAATGTGAGAAATTCACTAAAAAATCTTTGTTAATAAATGAGGTATGCTTGTTTGCATATGGgataattgtaaaaaaaaaatgtagcttttGAGAAAATCGACTGAAAAGCTTTCAAAGGACTGCATTGTGTAGAAAATACATTCAGGAGAGTTAAAATTCCCGTTTTTGTAACATTATCTCATCCTAAGTCTTGTTCTTGCCTGCTTTTGCTCGTGTGGCACCTCATACTCTTCTTCTAGCTTGTTTTGCAGCCTCAGTACTGTGACGCCGGGTCTGCAGTGCACTGTGACATGTGTGCGTTAATTACCGGAGAACATTTGTTTTCTCACCTCTCTGCTCTGAACTTCCCTATACTGTGGCTACCTGTATGAAAGAGAAGACGACATCATGTAAACACTGCTAAGCAAGACAATCCGCTACTCCTTTGACGTCTGCAAAAAACCTCTAGAATGTGAACGTGTTTCAAATGCGCCATGTCCCCTTTACGAGAATTTATTTTTGTTGAAGATACAAACGTGCTGAAAATGCCCTTCGAGCATTTTTACTTGTTTACACGTGATATCAATGCGagataacaaaaaagaaactgcaaaatTTGGGCACTTTTAGGTTTCACACAAGACAGCTGCTTTCAGTTTTGGTTTCACAGGTGCTGGGTTAGGGCTACATTTGTTGCGATACGAAACTATATAGgaaaatttttttctgcaatgtgATCCTTGATAAATTGTAcatcttaaaaaaaaattgattacaGTTACCCATTACTTCCCCACGAAAGTACTTGGAGTTACTCAAAACTAATCAATTACTTCTATGTTACAGTCCTCTGGACATTTATTAATTTGTGCAGCTATACTAAACAGAATGTCCGAGCTTGCCTGGCAATTTCAGTGcatcctctgcagcccttcacacGTTGCTTATCTTTTCTAACAATTGCTTTTAAAAAATTTCACCAGTCGTCTTCCTAGCTATGATTTACAAAGACATAAATCGAAAATTGGTTCTGCCaggatttttgttttgttttgttttgttttgtgatgACAGCAGCAGCGAGACATAAAGGGACCTTGAAATTATTTTGATAATATTGTACAAACATACCGAGTCGTTAGGGTAGTTCCTTCTGATCGTTAAATGACAAATTTAAGTGCTCGAagtaaagtgtgtaatttattatatggTTTTAAAAATGTGTACGGCTACCGATTGCAGCGGTGCCGCTCCCTTGAATTTTCAGCCACCCCATCCCAATTGATGCGTTGGCCCAAGTGACGTCAGTTGGGCAAGctatccgattttttttttttatggggaaCAAATGtttgtaatttaaaaaaaaatacaaaataccCCAAAAGGCCCTCATGgctgagggtattacataggggggcaGGTACAGGCAattgataaaaaataaaatgtaccacaagatcattgaaaaaaaaaagttaagcacATGTAATGTTACATTAGAATACAAGTACCAAATACTGGTAATTCcgacaagcacaaagaaaaacaaaataagcaATAACATGAACAGGGCAGTAGTAAAATATTATACCAGTTATACATCTTCCAAACagcataaaatgaaatgaaacaacaAGTTCTACATTATCGGAAATACAAAGTATAAAGAAACAGTTCAAACATGAGATAGTAATATATGCATCATGTCAAGCAGTATTTAAGGCAGACAACAGATTGCAAAACTTGTCGGGATCAGTGGCAGTAGCAACACATTGAGGCAGTGCATTCCAGTCAGTTATGGTGCGTGGTATGAAAGAAAGTGCGTAGTTAAATGTGCAACGTGACAAGCGCTGAACTTGGTACGGATGGTTGCATTGGTCAAAGATGGAAGAAGGCAAATGAAAAAAGTCATTATGAAGGGTTGAGTGATCATACAGCTTATGAAAAAGGGATAAACATGTAGCATTTTGATGGTGACATGGGTCTTGCAGGCCTGCGCATTTCTTTAATGGTGTGATTCTGGTAAGACGTGAGTAATCAG
Proteins encoded in this window:
- the LOC126538863 gene encoding uncharacterized protein, whose amino-acid sequence is MDPTFGFSSGLPTQIPLFTSAHRLFNFYNLEKESMLYGETGPRENSANASSAPGPPPNALCVANAGGAGAHHSGTHAVSAAAAAAAAAAAAANSVHSVSTQSSPVPHQQQQQQQPGPPPPQQQQQQQQTGGPPPPPGPQPHSAAAQPQPKAPAKRGEFPCEICGRVFTQKGNLKSHMYCHSGEKPYNCDVCGKGFTQRSSLDYHHTLHLGEKPFGCEVCGKRFTQKGNLKTHMNSHTGARPFRCEICGRGFTQKGNMKTHLATHYGEKPYACEVCGKRFTLKGNLKTHVMAHEGVKPFACEVCHKSFSQKLSLEYHMNSHMGRKPYACEVCGKGFTQKGNMKTHMRSHSGEKLHTCQICGKGFTQKGNMKTHMKIHLRPPSLDKPYFCGMCGKSFVMKSSLECHMATHVPKNGATGPAGNHPSHLTLGPSHLALGTSQAAQAAQAQAQQQQAQAQAQAQAQAQQQQQQQQQQQPGQQQQQPGQASSPGSPPPTMVPPRSLTNIQASIQSMGGLKGMLPSGAAAPPPPQGAGPSSGSSAMCALGGAPPAGGDKPTVVVPGGAVLSAL